The following coding sequences are from one Seonamhaeicola sp. ML3 window:
- a CDS encoding heparinase II/III family protein, which produces MKLQKKIKIIGCFVLLACITITQFKVWSQTQERPFILVKASERQKILDKIENQDWANEIYANLKKETDKQVEVFYGNPEAFVRQLPFDWSKKQQNQFPSFLKTTHVANGVQENLDNATDEEWQPAELLINNLQVALNCGVMYYLTENEKYAYVASSILYSFLKSVQQSEVSAWRGRGGWLFPYDGFREVRVIGYKLPLIYDFIHPYLKQEGKAFDIVKNNKVNFPFEDAQKVFKAYANITVNYGQTGSNHCALEAPSLVFNALAMDDEKEREKWLSYFLTESTENQDALDIMVKNYKNEGDIWPETSQYLNHTTSILARLMLVVNKYNPSLKLGEKYPNVLHALPRLDYFVYPNNDIVRWGDGHRRAHAPYEAYENAFALAKMDGLTKIQNKFAPLISTAIKKGKYVREGVEALFWYDDDFKDAPASIKLPRTDKVYHAGIIMQRNLSSTKNPKDGLMCFVGGAHMVHGHAEGMNIELYGEGQVLGVDHGRKKYGKDLHENYSRIFAAHNTVIVNGSSQGEGGWVNLGINKVKPIAMEPEVGKEGVSPYHSFSLTSFEDDKGDKAEASQERTLALIRTSSTTGYYVDVFRSKSRLPNEYHDYLYHNIGDKLTFENKDLEFKKTPERYMANANEPWKRNKLYRHPGWHFFKNVKTSKSYTDDVKAKFHTKKLRQGAVFMELHIPGFENRTYTKVKAPTTFESPEPYNDLPTPTLVIRQEGEAWKNPFVVVFEPYNDMEAPSIQSVTKIKQDGIYKGLKIVSKLPSETITQFIITQSKNQVFKSDTLGIHFEGTFAIITLNEDDSLKSIYIGDGQTLNYKNETIETGAENKYYKEFNNE; this is translated from the coding sequence ATGAAACTACAAAAAAAAATAAAAATAATAGGTTGCTTCGTATTATTGGCATGTATTACAATAACTCAATTTAAGGTATGGTCTCAAACCCAAGAACGCCCATTTATTTTGGTAAAGGCTTCTGAACGTCAAAAAATACTCGATAAAATAGAAAACCAGGATTGGGCAAATGAGATATATGCCAACTTGAAAAAGGAAACTGATAAGCAAGTTGAGGTTTTCTATGGAAATCCTGAAGCTTTCGTGAGACAATTACCATTTGATTGGTCTAAAAAACAGCAAAATCAGTTTCCTTCATTTTTAAAAACAACACATGTTGCCAATGGTGTTCAAGAGAATTTGGATAATGCCACCGATGAAGAGTGGCAACCCGCCGAATTATTAATAAATAACTTGCAAGTAGCTTTAAACTGCGGAGTTATGTATTACTTAACCGAGAATGAAAAATATGCCTATGTAGCGAGTAGCATTTTGTATTCATTTTTGAAATCTGTTCAGCAATCAGAAGTATCTGCTTGGAGAGGTCGAGGAGGTTGGTTATTTCCTTATGATGGCTTTCGTGAGGTTCGTGTTATAGGGTATAAACTACCGCTAATTTATGATTTTATACATCCTTATCTAAAACAAGAAGGAAAGGCTTTTGATATAGTAAAAAACAATAAAGTGAATTTTCCTTTTGAAGACGCTCAAAAGGTATTTAAGGCTTACGCAAACATAACAGTAAATTATGGACAAACAGGCTCAAACCACTGTGCTTTAGAAGCGCCTAGTTTGGTGTTTAATGCCTTAGCAATGGATGATGAAAAGGAGCGAGAAAAATGGTTGTCTTATTTTTTAACAGAAAGTACAGAGAACCAAGATGCCTTGGATATTATGGTTAAAAATTATAAAAATGAAGGAGATATTTGGCCAGAAACCTCTCAATATTTAAATCATACCACGTCTATTTTAGCAAGATTGATGTTAGTAGTTAATAAATACAATCCGTCTTTAAAATTAGGGGAGAAGTATCCTAATGTGTTGCATGCTTTACCGCGACTCGATTATTTTGTGTATCCAAATAACGACATTGTACGTTGGGGTGATGGACACCGACGAGCTCATGCGCCCTACGAGGCTTATGAAAATGCATTTGCCTTGGCTAAGATGGATGGCCTAACGAAAATTCAAAACAAATTTGCACCACTTATTAGTACCGCAATTAAAAAAGGGAAATATGTACGCGAAGGGGTTGAGGCTTTGTTTTGGTATGACGATGACTTTAAAGATGCCCCCGCATCTATCAAATTGCCTCGAACCGACAAAGTATATCATGCAGGCATTATTATGCAACGTAATTTAAGCAGTACCAAGAATCCTAAAGATGGTTTAATGTGTTTTGTTGGTGGTGCGCACATGGTTCATGGGCATGCAGAAGGTATGAACATTGAACTTTATGGCGAAGGACAAGTATTAGGTGTAGACCACGGAAGAAAAAAATACGGTAAAGATTTACATGAAAATTATTCCAGGATTTTTGCTGCACACAATACAGTAATCGTGAATGGAAGCTCTCAAGGCGAAGGCGGATGGGTAAACTTAGGTATAAATAAGGTAAAGCCGATTGCTATGGAGCCTGAAGTTGGAAAAGAAGGGGTATCTCCATACCATTCGTTTAGTTTAACAAGTTTTGAAGATGATAAAGGTGATAAAGCCGAGGCAAGTCAAGAACGCACTTTAGCTTTAATTAGAACTTCGTCTACAACAGGGTATTATGTGGATGTATTTCGCTCAAAATCCAGATTACCCAATGAATATCATGATTATTTGTATCATAATATAGGAGACAAACTCACTTTTGAAAACAAGGATTTAGAGTTTAAAAAAACGCCTGAAAGATATATGGCGAATGCAAACGAACCTTGGAAACGCAATAAACTTTACAGGCATCCAGGATGGCATTTTTTCAAGAATGTAAAAACTTCAAAATCATATACCGATGATGTAAAGGCAAAATTTCATACTAAAAAATTAAGGCAGGGTGCGGTTTTTATGGAACTCCATATTCCCGGTTTTGAAAATAGAACTTATACCAAAGTAAAGGCTCCAACTACTTTCGAGTCTCCCGAACCTTATAACGATTTGCCAACGCCTACCTTGGTTATTAGACAAGAAGGTGAAGCATGGAAGAATCCGTTTGTGGTGGTTTTTGAGCCTTACAATGATATGGAAGCGCCATCTATCCAATCGGTGACTAAAATTAAACAAGATGGGATATATAAAGGTTTAAAAATTGTAAGTAAGTTACCTTCTGAAACTATAACTCAATTTATAATCACTCAATCTAAAAACCAAGTGTTTAAAAGTGATACCTTAGGAATACATTTTGAAGGGACTTTTGCGATTATTACATTAAATGAAGATGATTCCTTAAAAAGTATTTATATTGGCGATGGTCAAACCTTAAACTATAAAAATGAAACCATTGAGACAGGTGCAGAGAACAAGTATTATAAAGAATTTAATAATGAATAA
- a CDS encoding lactonase family protein, which produces MNKVVFAGAILLLGLFFHSCKTKETNTKTLMFVGSFTDKKPGEGIYVYEFDDENGKAELKSTVDSLTNSSFLELSPNGKYIYSVLDAQMPYNGKVGAFEIDAENAKLNLLNIQDCGGLNPAHLEVSKSGKLLVNSNYSDGSLSLFKIKENGTLEAYSQVLHFKDSSLIKSRQEASHIHSANFSPDGNYVFAHDLGADKIRGFSLLNTEDSLALTNQKDIKTKLGSGPRHFSFHPNGKFGYLANELSGRVDVYQYIKGDLVFVEDNLSYGQQQDIYRTADIHISPDGKFLYVSNRGPEEDTITVFKINEDNGKLTLVERVDTGGKHPRNFAIHPSGKYLLVANMFTDNIVVFKRDQDAGKLTKLDEEIKVKTPSSVQIRTYKHY; this is translated from the coding sequence ATGAATAAAGTAGTATTTGCAGGGGCAATACTTTTATTGGGGCTGTTTTTTCATAGCTGTAAAACAAAAGAAACAAATACTAAGACCCTAATGTTCGTGGGAAGTTTTACTGATAAAAAACCAGGAGAAGGTATTTATGTTTATGAGTTTGATGATGAAAATGGTAAAGCAGAATTAAAATCTACGGTAGATAGTTTAACAAACTCATCTTTTTTAGAATTATCACCTAATGGTAAGTATATCTACTCGGTTTTAGATGCGCAAATGCCCTACAACGGAAAGGTAGGCGCTTTTGAGATAGATGCAGAAAATGCTAAACTAAACCTACTAAATATTCAAGATTGTGGTGGTTTAAACCCAGCGCATTTAGAGGTAAGCAAATCAGGAAAACTATTAGTAAACTCCAATTATTCCGATGGTAGTTTAAGCCTTTTCAAAATTAAAGAAAATGGAACTCTGGAAGCATATAGTCAAGTGTTACATTTTAAGGATAGTAGTCTTATTAAGAGTAGACAGGAAGCATCTCATATACATTCAGCCAATTTTTCTCCAGATGGTAATTATGTTTTTGCTCACGATTTAGGAGCCGATAAAATCCGAGGCTTTTCACTGTTAAATACTGAAGACTCATTAGCACTTACAAATCAAAAAGACATAAAAACAAAACTAGGTAGCGGACCAAGACATTTTTCATTTCACCCTAATGGAAAGTTTGGCTATTTGGCCAACGAATTGAGCGGTAGAGTTGATGTATATCAATATATTAAGGGAGACTTGGTTTTTGTAGAAGATAACCTGTCTTATGGTCAGCAGCAGGATATTTATAGAACAGCAGACATTCATATTTCACCTGACGGAAAGTTTTTATATGTTTCTAATAGAGGACCAGAAGAAGATACTATTACCGTATTTAAAATAAATGAGGACAACGGAAAATTAACTTTGGTAGAAAGAGTAGATACAGGAGGTAAGCATCCAAGAAATTTTGCAATTCACCCTTCAGGGAAATATCTATTAGTCGCTAACATGTTTACAGATAATATCGTTGTATTTAAGAGAGACCAAGATGCTGGGAAATTAACAAAATTGGACGAGGAGATTAAAGTGAAAACGCCTTCTAGTGTTCAAATAAGAACATATAAACATTACTAA
- a CDS encoding family 43 glycosylhydrolase, which produces MKFFKSTLSILILIALCFVNNFSCKNSASKIASQTENTETEKPFKEGNPLVKNVGMADPHIRIFNNKAYLYATRDEDKTAKKFVMPDWKIWSSDDLVHWDLERTIEPTETYMGKSKRCWATDAAYKNGKYYFYFSNGNTDTGVMVGNTPTGPFKDALGKPMLPEDLTPIKEYDPSVLVDDDNEAYIVFGHHRSNHPDFYYMIAKLSEDMISLAETPKEVKIIGDAKVLGGSDKPTLHKRNGIFYLSAGSHYATSKNIYGPYTKVGNSGNSNYGLDGKAHGNYFDWNDQSFHTWCHFHLGKDVARYRESYISYLHYKDNGEMVTDTNFLDKHFAMGVGQYDANWDKIEAEWYMRSTRTEKKDGLNNGFVIKNIAEDGSISFPNLYNLKDKKSIKFNVLSLNGGKIEVKSGEGKIIGLCEVEKTETYTITSCDLSNLEDVKSFVLSFKGEVFLDWFSIN; this is translated from the coding sequence ATGAAGTTTTTTAAATCAACTTTAAGCATATTAATTCTTATAGCCCTATGTTTTGTTAACAATTTTTCATGTAAGAACAGTGCCTCAAAAATAGCTAGTCAAACTGAAAACACCGAAACCGAGAAACCTTTTAAAGAAGGGAATCCGCTAGTTAAAAATGTAGGTATGGCAGACCCGCATATCAGGATATTTAATAACAAAGCTTACTTATATGCTACAAGGGATGAGGATAAAACAGCTAAGAAGTTTGTTATGCCGGATTGGAAAATTTGGTCTTCAGATGATTTAGTTCACTGGGATTTAGAACGCACCATTGAGCCTACAGAAACCTATATGGGAAAATCTAAACGATGTTGGGCAACAGACGCCGCTTATAAAAATGGAAAATATTACTTTTATTTTTCTAACGGCAATACAGATACTGGTGTAATGGTTGGTAATACACCAACAGGACCTTTTAAAGATGCTTTAGGAAAACCAATGCTTCCTGAAGATTTAACACCTATTAAGGAATACGATCCCTCTGTTTTAGTTGATGATGATAACGAAGCCTATATTGTATTCGGGCATCATCGTTCTAACCATCCGGATTTTTATTATATGATTGCCAAGTTAAGTGAGGATATGATTTCTTTAGCCGAAACACCAAAAGAGGTTAAGATTATTGGAGATGCAAAAGTATTAGGGGGTAGTGATAAGCCTACACTACACAAAAGAAACGGGATTTTTTATTTGTCAGCTGGCTCACACTATGCTACTTCTAAAAATATTTATGGACCTTATACTAAAGTGGGCAACTCAGGAAATAGTAATTATGGATTAGATGGTAAAGCGCATGGTAATTATTTCGATTGGAATGACCAAAGTTTTCATACATGGTGTCATTTTCACTTGGGAAAAGATGTGGCAAGATATAGAGAGTCTTATATCTCCTATTTACATTACAAGGATAATGGAGAAATGGTAACCGATACTAATTTTTTAGATAAGCATTTTGCTATGGGGGTTGGACAATATGATGCTAATTGGGATAAAATTGAAGCAGAATGGTACATGAGGTCAACACGCACAGAAAAAAAAGATGGATTAAACAATGGTTTTGTAATAAAAAATATTGCTGAAGACGGAAGTATTTCTTTTCCTAATCTTTATAATTTAAAGGACAAAAAATCGATTAAGTTTAATGTGTTAAGCTTAAACGGTGGAAAAATTGAAGTTAAATCTGGAGAAGGAAAGATTATAGGTTTATGTGAGGTAGAAAAAACAGAAACATATACTATAACATCTTGTGATTTAAGTAATTTAGAAGATGTTAAATCATTTGTTTTGAGTTTTAAGGGTGAGGTCTTTTTAGATTGGTTTTCAATTAATTAG
- a CDS encoding GntR family transcriptional regulator codes for MMKFIQIDENSRVPKYQQIIDSIIHNISTGNLTIDQKIPSINMFSEEFYLSRDTVEKAYSILKERNIITSIRGKGFYISRTKLISKINIFFLINKLSNYKLRTYNHFINSIGPNSHTDLHVYHCDETLFLNLLDKNKAAYDYFVIMPHFKTEDQRHISFTDKVLDKLKELPPEKFILLDNSKPIFNGKTNEVYQDFENDIYEALTKGLDKIKKYEKLMLIYPDRSVSPYPRRILHGFRKFCVEHKLDFEVFDNVYDDMILKRGDLFITIEESDLVSLVKQIREDEFKLGKDIGIISYNETPLKELLGITTISTNFKVMGESAAKIIQDKSSGCKIKVPFNFIERESL; via the coding sequence ATGATGAAATTTATTCAAATTGATGAGAACTCAAGGGTACCTAAATACCAGCAAATAATAGACTCCATTATTCATAATATTTCTACTGGAAATCTTACTATAGACCAGAAAATACCCTCTATAAACATGTTTAGTGAGGAATTTTATTTATCCAGAGATACCGTAGAAAAAGCATACAGCATTCTAAAGGAAAGGAACATTATAACCTCCATTAGAGGTAAAGGATTTTATATTTCCAGGACAAAACTAATTTCTAAGATTAACATCTTTTTTCTTATAAACAAACTCAGTAATTACAAGCTGAGAACCTACAATCATTTTATTAATAGTATTGGGCCTAATTCACATACCGATTTGCATGTATATCACTGTGATGAAACCCTCTTCTTGAACCTTTTAGACAAAAACAAAGCTGCTTACGACTATTTTGTTATAATGCCTCATTTCAAAACAGAAGACCAAAGGCATATTAGCTTTACAGATAAAGTTTTAGACAAGCTTAAAGAATTACCTCCTGAAAAGTTTATTCTTTTAGATAATAGTAAGCCTATTTTTAATGGAAAAACCAATGAGGTATATCAGGATTTTGAAAATGATATTTACGAGGCACTCACTAAAGGCTTGGATAAAATAAAAAAGTATGAAAAACTCATGCTAATTTATCCAGATAGATCGGTAAGCCCTTATCCAAGAAGGATTCTTCATGGCTTCCGTAAGTTTTGTGTAGAACACAAGCTGGATTTCGAAGTTTTTGATAATGTATATGACGATATGATCTTAAAACGTGGTGATTTATTCATTACTATTGAAGAATCTGATTTGGTTAGTTTAGTAAAGCAAATTCGTGAGGACGAATTCAAATTGGGAAAAGATATAGGTATCATATCTTATAACGAGACACCCTTAAAAGAACTATTAGGTATAACAACTATATCAACAAACTTTAAGGTAATGGGCGAATCTGCTGCTAAGATAATTCAAGACAAATCCTCGGGTTGTAAAATAAAAGTACCTTTTAATTTTATAGAAAGGGAATCTTTGTAA